The Arctopsyche grandis isolate Sample6627 chromosome 10, ASM5162203v2, whole genome shotgun sequence genome window below encodes:
- the LOC143918009 gene encoding beta-1,3-galactosyltransferase 5-like, translating to MALRMIHLLVVGALSLTIYAYASYYSNSGPQIRQHVASFYVMDKNITTSSDSDSSKQISNTSASSSPAIMPGMSSLPSSSGTAVPTPTVNVTVKTPPDLSKGVKTRILYAAGHTTPRPEICPDLGSSLRLLTLIMSAPSHLDARMAIRQTWGHYSSRKDVAIAFLLGITEDAKLETALASEGALYGDIIRGRFFDSYNNLTLKTISMMEWVSDYCPKAKFVLKTDDDMFINIPKLLSFTERHLNDKKVIYGRLAKRWKPIRNPKSKYYVSTSQYRAPVFPDFTTGPAYLLSASLAGDLYKASLDQTYLKLEDVFTTGVVAQKLKIKRAHAAEFLNKRVPLNACTVQRAISIHMVKFSEQFDLWKKLLDGKTKCK from the coding sequence ATGGCATTGCGTATGATCCATCTTCTTGTTGTGGGGGCATTGAGTCTCACAATATATGCTTACGCATCTTACTACAGCAACTCCGGACCTCAGATCCGCCAACATGTCGCCTCCTTCTACGTCATGGACAAAAACATCACGACAAGCTCGGACTCGGACTCGTCCAAGCAGATCTCCAACACCAGTGCCTCCAGCTCTCCGGCCATCATGCCGGGCATGTCGAGTCTGCCGAGCTCGTCTGGCACGGCGGTTCCGACACCGACGGTAAACGTCACCGTCAAAACACCACCTGACCTTAGCAAAGGAGTCAAAACTAGGATATTGTATGCGGCCGGACATACCACACCTAGGCCGGAGATCTGTCCTGATTTAGGCTCGTCGTTGAGACTCTTAACGTTGATCATGTCGGCGCCGTCGCATCTCGATGCTCGCATGGCCATCAGACAGACTTGGGGTCACTATTCGAGTAGGAAAGACGTAGCTATTGCTTTCCTATTGGGAATTACTGAAGATGCCAAGCTGGAGACTGCTTTGGCGAGTGAAGGTGCTCTGTACGGGGATATAATCCGGGGTAGATTCTTCGACAGTTACAACAACTTGACTTTAAAGACGATTTCAATGATGGAATGGGTTTCCGACTACTGTCCTAAAGCCAAGTTCGTTCTGAAGACGGACGAtgatatgtttattaatatacCGAAGCTGTTGAGTTTTACGGAGCGGCATTTAAACGATAAGAAGGTTATATACGGTCGGCTCGCTAAGAGATGGAAGCCGATACGGAATCCCAAGTCCAAGTATTACGTGTCTACGAGTCAGTACAGAGCGCCCGTGTTCCCGGATTTTACAACGGGTCCGGCGTATCTGTTGTCGGCTTCGCTGGCCGGTGATCTGTACAAGGCTTCGCTGGATCAGACGTATCTGAAGCTCGAGGACGTCTTCACTACGGGGGTCGTGGCTCAAAAACTGAAAATCAAACGGGCCCACGCGGCCGAGTTCCTCAATAAACGCGTTCCGTTGAACGCTTGCACTGTCCAAAGAGCGATTAGCATACACATGGTGAAATTTAGTGAACAGTTTGACCTTTGGAAGAAGCTGTTGGATGGGAAGACGAAATGCAAGTGA